Proteins encoded within one genomic window of Eurosta solidaginis isolate ZX-2024a chromosome 1, ASM4086904v1, whole genome shotgun sequence:
- the LOC137237958 gene encoding valacyclovir hydrolase: MLQIRQAMCARLLTPLANYTTMQRNTHTERKVEVRGGIALNYVQSGSGDKTVLLMPGALGSAWTDFKPQIENLPQMLPNHTIIAWDPPGYGNSRPPARQFGLDFFQRDAQRAVDLMQALGRYKFSILGWSDGGITGLIVAGRFAECVEKLVIWGAGAYLNADEVKALQAIRDVQNWSPRMREPMEKVYGIDEFAKLWADWVDAAVAIYNDAKGDFCCTEVNQVKAPTFILHGKKDPMIAAEHIPYLIEHIQGCKYYEFPNGKHNIHLRYADEFNKLVAEFLLPKS; encoded by the exons ATGTTACAAATAAGACAAGCTATGTGTGCCCGGCTACTAACACCTTTAGCGAATTATACAACAATGCAACGCAATACGCACACCGAACGTAAAGTGGAAGTGAGGGGTGGCATTGCTCTTAATTACGTGCAAAGTGGCAGCGGTGACAAAACTGTATTATTAATGCCTGGTGCCCTGGGTTCTGCTTGGACCGACTTTAAGCCTCAAATTGAAAATTTGCCGCAGATGTTGCCTAACCACACAATCATCGCATGGGATCCACCGGGCTATGGAAACTCCAGACCACCAGCGAGACAATTTGGTTTAGATTTCTTTCAAAGAGATGCCCAACGCGCTGTAGATCTAATGCAAGCTTTGGGACGTTACAAATTTTCCATATTGGGATGGAGTGATGGTGGTATAACTGGGCTTATTGTAGCTGGTCGATTTGCTGAATGTGTTGAGAAGTTGGTAATATGGGGTGCAGGTGCCTATTTGAATGCTGACGAAGTAAAAGCTTTACAAG CTATACGTGATGTGCAGAACTGGTCGCCTCGTATGCGAGAGCCAATGGAAAAGGTATATGGAATAGATGAGTTTGCTAAACTTTGGGCAGATTGGGTTGATGCCGCCGTTGCAATTTATAATGACGCCAAAGGAGATTTTTGCTGTACTGAAGTTAATCAAGTAAAAGCTCCAACTTTTATATTGCATGGGAAAAAGGATCCAATGATTGCTGCTGAACATATACCGTACTTGATAGAACACATACAAGGCTGCAA ATATTACGAGTTTCCTAATGGCAAGCATAACATTCATTTACGTTACGCAGACGAATTCAATAAATTGGTAGCGGAATTCCTTTTACCAAAATCTTAA